The following are encoded together in the Nodosilinea sp. PGN35 genome:
- a CDS encoding helix-turn-helix transcriptional regulator, which yields MSQERAVKVIERIRELGLTNRAVADAIGVQERAVYRWFNYEREPRLSFDQVAALCTLLGWTVQQLAEAYHPTEAQ from the coding sequence ATGTCTCAAGAAAGAGCCGTGAAGGTGATCGAACGTATTAGAGAGCTAGGACTGACTAACCGGGCCGTTGCTGATGCCATCGGTGTCCAGGAACGTGCCGTGTATCGCTGGTTCAATTACGAAAGAGAGCCGCGCCTGAGCTTCGATCAGGTAGCGGCTCTCTGCACATTGTTGGGATGGACTGTTCAGCAACTTGCTGAGGCATATCATCCGACTGAGGCTCAATAA
- a CDS encoding peroxiredoxin has product MTETRDSCLRVGQMAPDFSATAVVDQNFKIVKLSDYRGRYVVLFFYPLDFTFVCPTEIAAFSDRYGEFKDLNAEILGISVDSEFAHLAWIQTERKLGGVGDLNYPLVSDIKKEISADYNVLDPDSGVALRGLFIIDRDGVIQHSTINNLAFGRKVDETLRVLQAIQHVQANPDEVCPVDWQPGGKTMNPDPVKAREFFAGV; this is encoded by the coding sequence ATGACTGAGACGAGAGACAGCTGTTTGCGGGTCGGCCAGATGGCCCCTGACTTTAGCGCCACCGCAGTAGTCGACCAAAATTTTAAGATTGTCAAGCTGTCTGACTATAGGGGTAGGTATGTAGTTCTGTTTTTCTATCCCCTAGACTTTACCTTTGTGTGTCCGACGGAAATCGCGGCTTTTAGCGATCGCTACGGTGAATTCAAAGATCTAAATGCTGAGATTTTGGGCATCTCCGTGGACAGCGAGTTTGCTCACCTGGCCTGGATTCAAACCGAACGCAAACTGGGTGGTGTGGGCGACCTTAACTACCCCCTAGTGTCTGACATCAAAAAAGAGATCAGTGCCGACTACAACGTACTCGACCCCGACAGCGGAGTGGCTCTGCGGGGGCTGTTTATTATTGACCGGGATGGAGTTATCCAGCATTCGACCATTAACAATTTGGCCTTTGGGCGCAAAGTCGATGAGACGCTGAGGGTTTTGCAGGCTATTCAACATGTGCAGGCAAATCCCGACGAGGTCTGCCCGGTGGACTGGCAGCCCGGTGGAAAAACAATGAACCCTGATCCGGTTAAGGCGCGGGAGTTTTTTGCTGGCGTCTAG
- a CDS encoding peroxiredoxin gives MASTVPRSDLGGAWHQWVPLPPRLGLPLAQIPPDFALWDVTYRRTVRLANYRGKQPVVLVFCRLRPEPLYSPQRWASLVALNRAYDQFRNAGAEVLLIGSQPQRQLQAVVEDLSLTVPLLCDPSGASFRAYSTGQALGAPLPAQFVLDAQGRLRHCRLFSLLNSTVEPAVLLAAVERL, from the coding sequence ATGGCTTCGACTGTACCCCGCTCCGACCTAGGGGGAGCCTGGCACCAGTGGGTACCGCTGCCCCCGCGCCTGGGTTTGCCTCTGGCGCAAATCCCTCCCGACTTTGCCCTGTGGGATGTCACCTACCGGCGCACTGTCCGGCTGGCTAACTATCGCGGCAAGCAGCCGGTGGTCTTGGTGTTTTGCCGCCTGCGCCCAGAGCCGCTCTACAGTCCCCAGCGCTGGGCCTCGCTGGTAGCTCTCAATCGGGCCTACGACCAGTTCCGCAACGCTGGGGCCGAGGTGCTGCTGATTGGCAGTCAGCCCCAGCGTCAGCTCCAGGCGGTGGTGGAGGACTTAAGCTTGACCGTGCCCCTGCTCTGCGATCCCAGTGGGGCTAGCTTTCGGGCCTACTCCACGGGGCAGGCGTTGGGAGCCCCTTTGCCTGCCCAGTTTGTGCTCGATGCCCAGGGGCGACTGCGCCACTGTCGTCTGTTTTCGCTCCTGAACTCGACGGTGGAACCGGCGGTGCTGCTGGCGGCTGTGGAAAGGCTGTAG
- the alr gene encoding alanine racemase: MLSWDQTPSLEPMRCCRAWVEINLAALRHNVRQFRGLLPTATQLMAVVKADAYGHGAVTVAQTALQAGAAWLGVATVPEGIELRVAGIQAPVLVMGAVNSSEEMQAIAHWRLQPTLVNPKQALIFSDTLSGLAAARPVAVHLKIDTGMSRLGFPWAEAVDFVRFVRQLPHLKIDSLYSHLATADSPDPAIMQRQRQRFSTALGHLRQQQLLPPRLHLANTAATLADPALHYDLVRVGLGLYGLYPAPHLQPRIDLQPVMQIKARITHLKDVPAGTGVSYGHQYVCDRPLRLAVVGIGYADGVPRVLSNRLQVMVKGRLAQQIGAITMDQLMLDVSGIPDLREGDVVTLLGRDGHHAIGPDDWATMANTISWEILCSFKHRLPRIAVEQPLPAAAAPQG, encoded by the coding sequence ATGCTGAGTTGGGATCAAACTCCAAGCCTGGAACCCATGCGCTGCTGCCGGGCCTGGGTCGAGATCAATCTGGCGGCGCTGCGACACAACGTGCGGCAGTTTAGGGGGCTGCTGCCCACAGCCACCCAGCTGATGGCGGTGGTTAAGGCCGACGCCTACGGCCACGGTGCCGTCACCGTAGCCCAGACGGCGCTGCAAGCGGGGGCCGCCTGGCTGGGAGTAGCTACGGTACCCGAGGGCATTGAGCTGCGGGTGGCGGGCATTCAGGCCCCGGTTTTGGTCATGGGGGCCGTCAACAGCAGCGAGGAAATGCAGGCGATCGCCCACTGGCGGCTGCAGCCGACCCTGGTAAACCCCAAACAGGCTCTGATCTTCTCCGACACCCTCTCCGGGCTGGCCGCCGCCCGACCGGTGGCCGTTCACCTCAAAATTGACACCGGCATGAGCCGCCTGGGGTTTCCCTGGGCCGAAGCCGTCGATTTCGTCCGGTTTGTGCGCCAGCTGCCCCACCTTAAAATCGACAGCCTCTATTCCCACCTGGCCACCGCCGACAGCCCCGACCCCGCCATTATGCAGCGCCAGCGCCAGCGGTTTAGCACGGCCCTGGGGCACCTGCGGCAGCAGCAGTTGCTGCCCCCCCGGCTGCACCTGGCCAACACCGCCGCCACCCTGGCCGACCCCGCCCTGCACTACGACCTGGTGCGGGTTGGCCTGGGGCTCTATGGTCTCTATCCAGCCCCCCATCTCCAACCCCGCATCGATCTGCAACCGGTCATGCAGATCAAAGCTCGCATCACCCACCTCAAAGACGTGCCGGCGGGCACGGGCGTGAGCTACGGCCACCAGTATGTGTGCGATCGCCCCCTGCGCTTGGCCGTAGTGGGCATTGGCTATGCCGACGGGGTGCCGCGAGTACTCTCCAATCGCCTTCAGGTCATGGTCAAAGGCCGTCTAGCCCAGCAGATCGGTGCCATCACCATGGATCAGCTGATGCTCGATGTCAGCGGGATCCCCGACCTCCGGGAAGGCGATGTCGTCACCCTGCTGGGGCGCGACGGCCACCACGCCATCGGCCCCGACGATTGGGCCACCATGGCTAACACCATCAGCTGGGAGATTCTTTGCAGCTTTAAGCACCGCCTGCCCCGCATCGCCGTAGAGCAGCCGCTGCCCGCCGCCGCTGCCCCCCAGGGATAA
- a CDS encoding HNH endonuclease, translated as MGKVLVLNASYEPLNITSWRRAVVLIIKGKAERVEHNGKFVYADFPLPTVIRLRHYVRVPYKDIPLTRRNLLQRDNQTCQYCAYSGDGLTLDHVIPRSRGGGDTWENMVTACVRCNVKKGNRTPREANMPLFSQPRKPHSSLYFEVTRQIHSGVHQEWKKYVIGIS; from the coding sequence ATGGGTAAGGTTCTGGTGCTCAATGCCTCCTATGAACCGCTCAACATTACGAGCTGGCGTCGGGCGGTTGTTCTAATTATTAAGGGTAAGGCAGAGCGGGTTGAGCACAACGGCAAGTTTGTCTACGCCGATTTTCCGCTGCCAACGGTGATTCGCCTCCGCCACTATGTGCGGGTTCCCTACAAAGATATTCCGCTCACCCGGCGCAATCTGCTGCAGCGCGACAACCAGACCTGCCAGTACTGCGCCTACAGCGGCGATGGCCTCACCCTAGACCATGTAATACCGCGATCGCGCGGCGGTGGCGATACCTGGGAAAACATGGTTACCGCCTGCGTGCGCTGCAATGTCAAAAAGGGCAATCGCACGCCGCGAGAGGCCAACATGCCCCTCTTCAGTCAGCCCCGCAAACCCCACAGCAGCCTCTATTTCGAAGTGACGCGGCAGATCCACAGCGGCGTTCATCAGGAATGGAAAAAGTATGTCATTGGGATCTCATGA
- a CDS encoding bifunctional oligoribonuclease/PAP phosphatase NrnA, with translation MTFNSGSETAEATLANGGGMISLVPRPDSDSEVDDPVQAVRRLLENHRGERQLVLLQDFPDPDALSSAWAYKLIALNYKIECDIIYAGTLSHQENIALVRLTGLPARRWLTAADSSGLADYHGLVLVDNQGTTSQLYEQLREAGLPLVLVIDHHAPQSKLDAEYVDLRPHIRATATILTQYLQQGLLNLDRNDSKHTKCATALMHGLRADTNQLMHAGASDFMAAAYLSQFYDGQLLSAVLQASRSKRVMDVIERSLRNRKVQNNVSIAGVGYLRYDDRDAIPQAADFLVTEENVHTAVVYGIVHDEDEEREVVIGSLRTSKITLDPDEFIKEAFGQDSEGRFFGGGRSMAGGFEIPVGFLSGFYENSEYNRLKWDVFDIQIKQKLWRLVDPEEGIINTD, from the coding sequence ATGACGTTTAACTCAGGCTCTGAGACGGCTGAAGCCACCCTGGCCAACGGCGGCGGGATGATTTCTCTCGTGCCGCGCCCCGACAGCGACAGCGAGGTCGACGATCCGGTACAGGCGGTGCGCCGCCTGCTGGAGAACCACCGGGGGGAACGGCAGCTGGTGCTGCTGCAAGACTTTCCCGATCCCGATGCTCTGTCGTCGGCCTGGGCCTACAAACTGATCGCGCTCAACTACAAAATCGAGTGCGACATTATCTACGCAGGTACCCTTAGCCACCAGGAAAATATTGCCCTGGTGCGGCTGACGGGCCTGCCCGCTCGCCGCTGGCTGACCGCTGCCGACAGTTCTGGCCTGGCCGACTACCACGGTCTGGTGCTGGTCGATAACCAGGGCACCACCAGCCAGCTCTACGAACAGCTGCGGGAGGCGGGGCTGCCCCTGGTGCTGGTGATTGATCACCACGCCCCTCAGTCTAAGCTGGATGCTGAGTACGTCGATCTGCGGCCCCACATTCGGGCCACGGCGACCATCTTGACCCAGTATTTGCAGCAGGGATTGCTCAACCTCGATCGCAATGACAGCAAGCACACCAAGTGCGCCACCGCCCTCATGCACGGACTGCGGGCCGACACCAACCAGCTGATGCACGCCGGGGCCAGCGACTTCATGGCGGCGGCCTACCTCAGCCAGTTCTATGACGGCCAGCTACTCAGCGCCGTGCTGCAGGCCTCGCGCTCGAAGCGGGTGATGGATGTGATCGAGCGATCGCTGCGCAACCGCAAGGTGCAAAACAACGTGTCCATCGCCGGGGTGGGCTATCTGCGCTATGACGATCGCGACGCTATCCCCCAGGCCGCCGACTTTCTCGTAACCGAAGAAAATGTGCACACTGCGGTAGTCTACGGCATTGTCCACGACGAAGACGAAGAGCGCGAAGTGGTGATTGGCTCCCTGCGCACCAGCAAAATTACCCTCGACCCTGACGAGTTCATTAAAGAAGCCTTTGGTCAGGACAGCGAGGGCCGTTTCTTTGGCGGCGGGCGATCGATGGCCGGGGGGTTTGAGATTCCGGTGGGCTTTTTGTCGGGGTTTTACGAAAACTCCGAGTACAACCGCCTCAAGTGGGACGTGTTTGACATTCAGATCAAGCAGAAGCTCTGGCGACTGGTTGACCCCGAAGAGGGCATCATCAACACCGACTAG
- a CDS encoding efflux RND transporter permease subunit, which yields MTTPSSFPKSSFSISGLAIRRHIGTLMLGLTVLVMGFFITTQLPVDLLPSITYPRIGVRGDAPGLSPEVAVDEITRPLEEALSATEGVVQVFSQTREGQVSIDLFFEPGGNIDQALNDATAALNRARSALPEEIETPRLFKADPSQLPVYEMALTSADLSPQALRIFAEEELERELQQVPGVASADVSGGVNEEVQINLDLRRLQAAGIGVSDVIDALRDRNQDVSGGRLRGGSEETLTRLVGRFQSAGEIQDLAITVPGTAPPQQVYLRDVATVNDGTEEQRIAVRLNGQPAVKVSIQKQPDANTIDVVDGVKAKLDEMRQSGLMPEGMDMTATLDESRFIRNSIQNVAMAGLTGAALAGVVVLLFLGSLRQTFIIVTAIPLATLVALVLMGLFGLSLNIFSLGGLALGVGIVVDNSIVMLENMANRAEEMERSRQGERHSVQEAIFQAEASSQELESALLASTTTNLVAVLPFLLIGGIISLVFNELILTISFSVAASLVVALTVVPTLASRLIMGRSTRSLQSWGPFRWFNSRLEGITLGYGGILRQVLRQRLLVIAAALLVFGGGSYLMVGQIPQEILPRISTGQARVNVNLPPGTTVEANQRVMQAVDDVLLAQPETSYVFTTAGGSLFGTNTNENTLRGSSTITLQPGTNTVAYVDRVNAELSRLPLVGTRINVSPESVRGLNLTNSPVRADLDLGLQGEDAEALFAAGEQVLAALGQQATLARYRPDGEDPQEEVRILPDWARATALGLSSVDIGNTIQTALNGSVPTQLQRGSRLVDVRVQLEPGSVQRSAQLLDIPLFTGGGELVQLGDIAQVGLGPAPGQIQRINQRQVFLISGDLAEGASLGAALAEANAIIAELDLPEGVTRLPSSAAATNQELQDSLKVLGALAAFLVFVVMAVQYNSLIDPLVIMLTVPLALAGGILGLFLTQTAIGATVVVGAVLLVGIVVNNAIIMVELANQIYETTGCSRQEAMLRAAPRRLRPILMTTFTTVLGLFPLALGVGEGSEFLQPLGIVVFSGLSLATVLTLFIIPCFYTLLHGGIGGGKRRAAIDMPESVDAPEVVQP from the coding sequence ATGACTACCCCCTCCTCCTTTCCGAAAAGCAGCTTTAGCATCAGCGGCTTGGCCATTCGACGGCACATTGGCACCCTCATGCTGGGGCTGACGGTGCTGGTGATGGGCTTTTTCATTACCACACAGCTGCCCGTTGACCTGTTGCCCTCGATTACCTATCCCCGCATTGGCGTGCGGGGCGATGCCCCAGGTCTATCGCCCGAGGTCGCCGTAGACGAAATCACCCGCCCCCTCGAAGAGGCGCTGTCGGCTACGGAGGGGGTCGTGCAGGTGTTTTCTCAAACGCGGGAAGGGCAGGTCAGTATCGACCTGTTCTTTGAGCCGGGGGGCAATATCGACCAGGCGCTCAACGACGCCACCGCCGCCCTGAACCGCGCCCGCAGCGCCCTGCCCGAGGAGATCGAAACCCCGCGACTATTTAAGGCCGACCCCTCCCAGCTGCCGGTCTACGAGATGGCGCTGACCTCCGCTGACCTCAGCCCCCAGGCGCTGCGCATTTTTGCCGAAGAAGAGCTAGAGCGGGAACTCCAGCAGGTGCCCGGCGTGGCCAGTGCCGATGTCTCAGGCGGGGTGAACGAAGAGGTGCAGATCAACCTCGATCTGCGCCGGTTGCAGGCCGCTGGCATTGGTGTATCCGACGTGATTGATGCGCTGCGCGATCGCAACCAGGACGTGTCGGGCGGTCGCCTGCGCGGCGGCAGCGAAGAAACCCTGACCCGACTGGTGGGCCGCTTTCAGTCGGCGGGCGAGATCCAAGACCTGGCGATTACCGTGCCCGGCACCGCCCCTCCCCAGCAGGTCTATCTGCGCGATGTGGCCACCGTCAATGACGGCACCGAAGAGCAGCGCATTGCCGTGCGGCTCAACGGCCAGCCAGCGGTCAAGGTGAGCATTCAAAAACAGCCCGACGCCAACACCATCGACGTGGTCGATGGCGTCAAAGCCAAACTCGACGAAATGCGCCAGTCGGGGCTCATGCCCGAGGGCATGGATATGACCGCCACCCTTGACGAGTCTCGGTTTATTCGCAACTCCATTCAGAATGTGGCTATGGCCGGTCTGACCGGCGCAGCCCTGGCCGGTGTTGTCGTATTGCTCTTTTTGGGGTCGCTGCGGCAGACGTTTATCATTGTCACCGCCATTCCCCTGGCCACCCTGGTTGCCCTGGTGTTGATGGGGCTGTTTGGCCTGTCGCTGAATATCTTTAGCCTCGGCGGGCTGGCCCTGGGAGTGGGCATTGTGGTGGATAACTCCATCGTGATGCTCGAGAATATGGCCAACCGGGCCGAAGAAATGGAGCGATCGCGCCAGGGAGAGCGCCACAGCGTGCAAGAAGCCATCTTTCAGGCCGAAGCGAGCAGCCAAGAGCTGGAGAGCGCCCTGCTGGCTTCAACCACCACCAACCTGGTCGCCGTACTGCCCTTTTTGCTCATCGGCGGCATTATCTCCCTGGTGTTTAACGAGCTGATTTTGACGATTAGCTTTTCCGTGGCGGCATCGCTGGTGGTGGCGCTCACCGTAGTGCCCACCCTGGCCTCGCGGCTGATCATGGGGCGCAGCACCCGGTCGCTGCAAAGCTGGGGCCCCTTTCGCTGGTTCAACAGCCGTCTGGAGGGCATTACCCTCGGCTACGGTGGCATCCTGCGGCAGGTGCTGCGGCAGCGGCTGCTGGTGATTGCCGCAGCACTGCTGGTGTTTGGCGGCGGCAGCTATTTGATGGTGGGCCAGATTCCCCAGGAAATTTTGCCCCGCATCAGCACCGGCCAGGCTCGGGTAAACGTCAACCTCCCCCCGGGTACCACCGTTGAGGCCAACCAGCGGGTCATGCAGGCCGTCGACGACGTGCTGCTGGCCCAGCCCGAAACCAGCTACGTATTCACCACCGCCGGGGGCTCACTGTTTGGCACCAACACCAACGAAAACACCCTGCGGGGCAGCAGCACCATCACCCTCCAGCCCGGCACCAACACCGTTGCCTACGTCGATCGCGTCAATGCCGAACTCAGCCGGTTGCCCCTGGTGGGCACCCGCATCAACGTCAGCCCCGAGTCGGTGCGGGGCCTGAACTTAACCAACTCCCCAGTGCGAGCCGACCTTGACCTGGGCCTGCAGGGAGAGGATGCCGAGGCCCTTTTTGCGGCCGGAGAGCAGGTGCTCGCCGCCCTGGGCCAGCAGGCAACCCTGGCCCGCTATCGCCCCGATGGTGAAGACCCCCAGGAAGAAGTGCGGATTCTACCGGATTGGGCCAGAGCCACCGCCCTGGGGCTCTCGTCGGTGGACATTGGCAACACGATTCAAACGGCCCTCAACGGCTCAGTGCCCACCCAACTCCAGCGGGGCAGCCGCCTGGTGGATGTGAGGGTGCAGCTGGAGCCGGGCAGCGTGCAGCGATCGGCCCAGCTTTTGGATATTCCCCTGTTTACCGGCGGGGGCGAACTGGTACAGCTGGGCGATATTGCCCAGGTGGGCCTTGGCCCTGCCCCGGGGCAAATTCAGCGCATCAACCAGCGCCAGGTGTTTTTAATTTCGGGTGACCTAGCGGAGGGAGCTAGCCTGGGGGCAGCCCTGGCCGAGGCCAACGCGATTATTGCGGAGCTCGACCTGCCCGAGGGCGTGACCCGACTGCCCAGCTCCGCCGCCGCCACCAACCAGGAGCTGCAAGATTCGCTGAAGGTCTTAGGTGCCCTGGCCGCCTTCCTGGTATTTGTGGTGATGGCGGTGCAGTACAACTCGCTGATTGACCCCCTGGTGATTATGCTCACCGTGCCCCTGGCCCTGGCCGGAGGTATTTTGGGCCTGTTTCTGACCCAGACGGCGATCGGGGCCACCGTGGTAGTGGGGGCCGTGCTGCTGGTGGGCATCGTGGTCAACAACGCCATCATCATGGTGGAGCTGGCCAACCAGATCTACGAGACCACCGGCTGTTCCCGCCAGGAGGCGATGCTGCGCGCCGCTCCTCGGCGTCTGCGGCCCATTTTGATGACCACGTTTACCACGGTGTTGGGCCTGTTTCCGTTGGCCCTGGGGGTGGGCGAGGGCTCAGAGTTCTTGCAGCCCCTGGGGATTGTGGTGTTCTCGGGGCTGTCCCTGGCCACGGTGCTGACGCTGTTTATTATTCCGTGCTTTTATACCCTGCTGCACGGGGGCATTGGTGGGGGCAAGCGGCGGGCGGCGATCGATATGCCAGAGTCTGTGGATGCCCCTGAGGTGGTACAGCCGTAG